The Musa acuminata AAA Group cultivar baxijiao chromosome BXJ2-2, Cavendish_Baxijiao_AAA, whole genome shotgun sequence genome contains the following window.
CGATTTTCAGGAAGCCCTATGGCCAAGTTGAACTCCCGAAGCTCATGACACAGTTCCTCGTTGCTCTTCGACGCCCTTCCTCTCCGGCTACAACAGCCCGGAAACCAATCGCCACAACAAGCAGAGCAATCAAGAACTCACCTTTCATCAAGAAAAAAGAGGAAAGTCAAGACTGACCTGGATTTCTTCCCAGAGCAACAAGACGCGAGGCTTCCGCGAGCTACGACCGGATTGGCGCTCCACGAGGAATGGAAAACTCGAAACTTGgggaaggaagagaagggaaggagactGTAAGGAGGGGAAGGAGGCGGGGGAGGGCAAAACGGCGAGTGCCATGGGAGGGCTGGAAGCATTTGGAGAGCAGAATCGGAGGGGTCGCGGAAGGGTTTCCGTGTGGGGAAAAGGAGGGGTTTGGCGAAAGTCGAACTGCGTCTAACTGCGCTCCGTCTTGGAAGCGAGCGAAGGTGGCAGCAAAGGCGTTCGGCTTTTTGTCCTCTCACCAAACCTTCGTGCCTCCATGTCATAAGCTTTTTGCTTCCCCCCCTTTTCCCGCATTTGTTATGTACTTAATCACACTATTGAAGTCGCGACTTAAGTGGGGATTAACTGACTGAACTAATTAGATATTATCCCCTATATTTAGATTTTCTTATATCacgatttttatatttaaaatttttatattaaaattattatattttttaaaataaaataaataatcttatttattcTAACGTCATCAAATACATTGTTGAAAAATATAACATAAAACACCACTTGGATCGATgtgaaaataatgataaaaaagataattttaacatatttttttattttcaacacGTAAGatgttaaaattaatattttaccaataaaattattaaaaataaaaaatatattaaaattattatttttttcattactTTCACATCGATCGTGTATTTTTCATTAATCAGATAAATTaggttatttattttatttttaaaattataaaaattttaatataaatttgttAAGTACAAGAATCACGATACTAATAGAGTCCAAATATATAGGGTaacatgtaattcgttgcaggataGTACATAAAAATAGATGATGGGTATTCATCGATAACATTTAAGTCATGATTTACTAGACAATTAATTAATCATGTTCCTATTCGTTTTTCTTGTTTGATGGGTATTTATCAACACTATTTTAAATCGTGACTTAAATGGCGATTTTTAACTCGTGGATCTTGCATTAAAAAATGTGAGAACATCATATAATGATAAGCAATACAAAAACAGCTGATGAAGAACATACAAAAAGACTAAGCTATATTTCGTTGACTGTGAGCTAATAGTGAGCAGGATGGGTTAATTTCTGCTATTGTAACCAAATAGATCTCCAGCAACAGCTTCTTTGCGATGACTGTAAAAGTACtcaggaaaaaaagaaagaagaaaacagaTAGATCAATCAGATCGGTTTAGTAAAGAACAGTATGACTAAAAATCATTGTCGAAGAAGAACTTGTTACCGGAATCAACAGATACAGCTAGTCTGTAGATGGCATGCATTCCATTCCGGTGATCATTCTTCTGCGACATATAGTGTTCAGGAGATGGAAGAAAGCAGAAcggagaggagaagagaaaagagGACGAACGAGTACTTCTATATGTATCCATGTCGAAGTTCCAAGTCAAGATCAAGTTTTTGATCCACAGAGACTGCTACCTCCTGCCTTTGCTCGTCTTTAGGACCTCATTTCCCCTGTCTTCTTCCATGGTCTTCAAGTCATCAACACTTGAGGCCAGAGGTGGTGAGCAAGAGAGATGTATCGAAGGAGAAATCATGGAGGAAAATGCATCGTTGCTACAAGGAACAACTTTACTTCCAAGCTTAGGATTTGAGGGTGGGGATTGCCTCGGTCTGGCTTTGTCCCCTCTGTGGACGTTCATGTGACCCCCGAGAGCCTGAGCTGACTTGAACTCCCTCCTGCAGAAGCTACAGCAATACGTCCTCGAAGGCCATGTGAAGCCCCCTCTTCGTAGTTGGCTGTACATCCATGGCTTCCTCTCCTTATCCTTGCTGTTCCTGGTAGAGTTGGCTGTAGCATTCTTCTCCATGCGTCATTTCTCACCAGAGAGGGCAGTGGTTTCTCTTCCCTCTTTAATACGAGTATGGTTGTCGCAGAAGTGCCCATCAAATTCCAACTCCGAGACCTTCAAATATCTGCTACCATTACTGGGGAAACACTTACCAGAACTGGCTTCAGGCCGCCTGCCACCTGATGCTCCTTGCTACATTTGTGAGCACCATGTTCCAACGAGCGTTCTTGGAGCTCTTCGCGTAAGAGAGAAGGCATTGTTCTGATGATATGACTGCAGCGAATGTAAATGTGTAGCAATTAGCATGATCTATGTGTAAAGCTTAGATTTTGATTCAAACACCAATTCTTTCTTGAGGTCAATTTGCAGCAAACATATGTACTTTTGTGGTCTCAAACTGCATGCAGTTTCCTCTTTCTAGCAAGAAAAGGTGCTCAAAATCCAGAGTTGCCTGCAAACAACTCTTGGATTTAAGTTTAGCCATTTATAATTCGCTCTAGACAAAAGTTAGTTCCCATTCCAGAATAAAAAGATGAATGCAACTGCAACATGTTTCCAGAGAAATGTTTGAATGATCATGATTGATCATTgaactctgagagagagagagagagacgatgaTTGCTTCAATGGTATATTGCAGATTCCACAAGAGTAACATTCCTCAGCATGGCAAGAGCTCATGACAAGGAAATGCACAGTAGACAGCAAACTTTTCTGAAGAAGAGACAGCTCCAAGTGCAAGTAGCTCCCCACCACACTCTGGTGTTAGATTTGGTAGACAAAGATGCCCAATTGCGTGAACCCTAACCTTGCCAAATCCAGGCTTCCGCCAACAGGGTTGCATACCCAATTCTGCAGATGTTACCCAGCAGAGGAGCAGGGTTTGCTTCTCACTTTCTCCCCTCTATGCTGATGCCCTTCTAAAGCTGGAGTGAGCCTGCTACTTGTCTGGATGAGGATGACAGGAAAACCCACTAGGGTTGGTGACTTGACTGGATTGGAGGAATCTGGGATTGATGGGCCATGCAGATTCCAGGGACTTATGATTGGCCAAGGTGTCATTTCTCCTAAGAATAGGCATTCCATCAGTCTTCTCAGTCCTCAGCTCACTCATACTGTCTTTTGATTGAACAAGGAGAAAACCATCATAATTATATCTCTCAAATCATTCGACTGTTCAGCTTTCATATGGAATGGAATGATTCTTATTCTTATTATGTATTATTATGCAGAATTGAATTTAGCTGGTTTTTCAAATTGGATTTTTGATCTCCATCAACTATGGATGAGATCATGATCATCTTTTTGATGGTGGGAGCTGGATAGCATCAATGTTAGAAGGTATAATTGCAAAGGTTCTTCATTGCTTCATATTTATCTTTAGGTTCGAATCTTAACAAAGATGGAGCATGGATATTTGACTATGATTGTTCTCTCTGTGTGAATAATTAAATAGTTAATGGAACATTCAATCCATATACACAATTATTCAAAAattagtgtgtgtgtgtattttgaAGTGTTGAAATGAGGTATATGTCAAGAAAGGTTGAGAAACTATCACAAATACTCCTCAGAAAGTAAAGTTTCTTTTCCTCTAGAAATATTGCAGACCAACACATTGATCTAGTCTGTGATGTTTCCTGTTATCTCAATGGCACAATGCAATCAGAATATGAGACATTAAATGGGCTCAAGTCAAAAAATTCACATGATATTCACTAATTAATGAACATGTGTTTTGGTATTAGTTGCAATGAGAATTTCACGataaattttttctttatttcctcaTGCATTACGAGTAGACTCGTAATCAGAATTTACAATAAAATCTCAGAGACAATCGACAAACATGGTTATAGACAGCTTCAGGATCTCCTTGATTCTGAAATGTTAGTTCATGCTTACAACACACCATGTCAAACTCCTCCATTTTGGAAACAACATGAATATACTTGATTCCTTCTTTAATTCATCAGAAGAGACCTTATGAGTATAGAGTCCTCAATCTCTTTGCAGCATGAATGAAGCCTAAAATGACCTCCGTTTCATCCAGTTTCTTCGTGCAAATGAAGTGGTAGATAAGTTTTGGATGTGAGAAAATGAACATGTTTATAGCGAGTTAAAACGCATACTGAACGAACAAGTAGCTGTAGAGGAAGACTGGTGAGTGAGTACCTGAGAGAGGAAATGGTGCTGCACATCATGGACCAGTTGTTCCTTTGTTGGACTGGGGTTACTGCTCACCTGGGTAATGTTAAAAGAGTATGCTTTCAAGGTTTTGCAGATGTGAAACAGAAGATCTTTCCAATTGGAAATTTCAATGTCATGCAGCCAAGGAACATACAAGATTGAAGTGTTTCAGGTATCTCCACAAGGTGGCGGTCTCGAGTTTTGACAATCTTACCCTCTGTTAATGATCTACAAAGTGTAAGCATGAGTTCCAAATACATCTACCTCAGTCTACAAGCTAATGACAAGAGGACACTCTTGTGAATTCAAATCTTTCATTCGGATATACAATAACACAATCAGGAGATCTCTCATGCACTTTTATGTTGCAATGACATCATAGTCATGCATTGATATCTCCCAAAAGTGTAAAAGAAATACTCAATGTGATAAAAAGATCCTGAACAACATCATCTTACCGTTCGAGGCTTAAAACCATGGGAGTGAATGTTCCTTATGCTACTTTGGccgttcgacttccatgacctagTATGTCGAATCCTTGACTTTCTTGGTTTGTGAAACTCTGAACCAGCTGTCGGtagaagatgatgattcatagacATGTAAAAAAAAAAGCTGAGTGAAATACTAGCCAGTTATAGATTTAGTGCTCACTTGTGGATGTTAACTTTTGCTTGTTATCCAGACTAACTCGAAAAGAGTAAAAGCTTACTGTAATCCATGTCTTTTTCTCCCATGTCTGAGCTACTGCAGAAAGAGGTATCACAATCGATTTCATCATCTTCGTTTCCAGTTGGAGCTTCCAAAACACTCAAAGCATTCCTTTGCAGCTTTACTTCCTCCCCATTTTTCAGGACCTGCATTCACATATGCAATTCATTCTTCACCAAAAGTCATGTAACGTATGAAGATTTTAGAAATATGTATACCAATACATTAATCAAAACAAGTGAGTGTGAAGCATAACAAAATCTTTGTCTGATAATGGAAAAATCTGTAAGTAATCTTCACAGTCAACATTTATCAAACATTTTCCTGTCAGTTGCTATAAAAGATCCTCCGACAAAAAAAGGTGACAAATTTCACACAAAATAAATCTGAGAGCATAGTATAAAGGAACAAATTCTCCTTTGTACACATAAAACAAAGTAGAAAGTTCAGTGAGTACAAGAAGTACTATTAGTAAAGAACAATAGGATCCACAAACCTAGCTCAATTTCATTCATGTAAAGATGATCATGATAGCGAATGGAAAAGGATTGTGTGTCAAAAACGAGAATGTTACCAGCCAATGCCAGCCACCAAGACCAACAGCTTTCTTCACGACTCCTTTCAGCCCGACCAAAACAGATTTGGTTCTGTTGTTACCAGTAACAATGACTTTGGTGTGCCTAGGAAGCACTGAGAGTTCTTCATCTCCACTTTCTTCCTGAGAAGGGGATAGAGTATGAACAGAGCACAACTCAGCCTCCATTTCTGCAAAAGTATGTAATACATTATTTTCAATCGATTGAGAAACCATCAGGTTCGATCAACTGAAGTGCAAATGAAGCAATAAAAGATCTAAGAATGATATTATCCTGCATTACCGGAATCTGAGGTGCTGAAAGTTACAATATAGAAAGTTACCATGTACAGTTCCTTCACCAACCAAATGATGGTAAGATTAGCTTGGTAGCACAGGACAAGCTCTCGCAAGTTGCACTAACATTTAGGAAAGGGCCAGACGAGGTGAACCTGAATGATACGAGTAGATCATCCAATCTACACAGAAGCTATTAGGGACAAACTGAAAAGTCAGCAAACTTCATGAATTATAGGTGCAACTCGTTGGTCATTGTCAGACAGCTAAAGAGATGTGATAGCAAGCCAGCCTTGTGGTGGGACTGCAATCCTAGATTCAACCCCAACAGGCCGGTTGATACGCCACAACTTGATGaaataaagagagaaaataaAGAGAGATAAACACTTGGAACTTTCATGTCCCACCGTTCAGAAAATTATTGATGAAAGACACAATGAGTGCTATTGTGCCAAACTTTGTGAAAGCGATGTATCTGAAGCCTACAGGACTAGAAATAACTACAATTTCACCTAATTCCGCACACTGATGAACTTCACCTTTTAGGGTTCATCCTCTTCCATCTTCTATTacagattcaaaagtaacagaaGGCATAAATTTATACGCAGGTATTCCATGTACAGAGTACAAACAAGCAAGTCAAGTCGTGTGGATTCAGTATGTCAAGAAGTGGCGTAGAACAGGATCGGAATTTAACATCAAAATCACTCATTTTAACACTTTGCAGCTTCACAGGAAGACTAATTACTTAACAATCCAGTAGAACAATTCACAGAATACAAGCAAGATTTATCGGATAGTCATGTATATATTTGATCAGTAAAAGATGCAATTTTTAGACTAGAGAGGTTCGAGACGCTTGTTTTTATCtccaatgaaataaaaattagagTCAATCAATTTCAAGAACATCCCAAAAATCCAAATATCTTACTAAATTATATGAATCCAATCGCGACCCAAAACGTTAAGGAATCAAATGGATCGAAATCAATCCATAGAATCCCGAGAGAACAGAGATAAAAGCAATAAAAGGAAACCCCGAGGAATTCGAGAAAATACCACAATGTGCGATCCAACGAAGCAGAGAAGAGGAGCGGGAACGATCTGCGAAAATGCAGAGAGTTTAAGCCGCGGAAACTACGGGACCAAGGTTTTCCGCCATCAAAAGAACAACCTTGACCTCCAAATCGTCGTAACTCCACGGATCTACGTGAATTGGTGCCTGGAATTGGGATTCCTCGGGATGTGTTTCCCGTTGAGGGAAGGGTTTCAGAGCAACAAAGCAGAAAGAGAAGTTACTTGAACGCTCTCCAAAACCCATGCTGGTAACGTACACCTTTGAAGCCTATCCACAACTCGGCTTTGCGGCTTCACAGACACCCAACAACGTACCTCTCCGTGCACGCAGGAGAAGCCCACGCTTGTGGGACCCGCCTCTGGGCTGAGCATTCGGAGCCCGTACAGCGAATACGTGGTGGGTTTTCCTGGTCGAGACATTCGTCACGTGGTCGGGTCGGCATATAAGGTTTGAGATGACAATAACGATGGAGCCCACCAATACGTTCCATTCTCTGAAATCCTGCACTCGATGAAATTGTTGAGAATTAATATTTAGAAAAGGGTAGTATTAAATGAAATTAATATGCACGTCAATTGGAGTTTTGAGATAGGAGTAGATTAATAAGTAATTGAAAATTTGGATTTAAGACAAAGTTCATTAATATTCCTAATATCGATAGCCATTACATCTATTTGGGGTTAAAATATTACACATTTACCCTGCACATATACCCCTATCAGTAAACCCATCCAAAAGCCAATATCAATCATGATTACCATATGTTAGcctctttatttatatatatatatatatatatatatatatatatatatatatatatatatatatgatgaggataataacggCGACAAGAcacaagactcgggctgacgtcagctgctccagatgacgcctcacgccttgATCGACCCGACAACACCTAGTTAGCTCAGGCCGAAACGTCGACCAAGGCACATAAACATCATACTCAagctcggtccttcacgccacgccaacaccagtgtcagacgctaccaggagtacgagtctgccccctgcaagtgggcacatcaggaaacagtaagcttccctataaataccctcgcatcctTAACGAGGAAATGGGGAGAGAGGCAGAAGACAtaacttagctaaagaaaccccctttaccatccactgacttgatcgtcggaggggtcgggccgagcaccccgactcgacctttgtgcaggtgcgaagccgaaggtccccaccgGACGCACAGGCGAGGAGTATTCTCCCGACAGAAACGACTACCTCGTCTCGATCGGACACCGCGATCGGCCACCTCGGCAGTCTCGAGgaacgtcccagggagatccccgtcatccggacccgaaacaagccacgtcggccccgaggccacggcttaaagttgtttaccctaacaatatatatatatatatatatatatatatatatatatatatatatatatatatatatatatatatatatatatatatatatatataaaagatttaacACACAgaaaaccttcaatatgcagaaacaaagatcaaaatattagaaaatgaaaagaaaaaggaaatgatGGACCATAGGAACATAAACACGGTCACAGAAACTAGGATTTGTATTGCAGAATAATACTTGTTGCATCTTGCAAATTGCAGGTCTAGAAATCTGATGAATCATAAGGAGAGGAGGAAACCTTGTAAAACAAAATTAAGTTGATCTGACTCTCTCCATTGCCACCTTTCTCTCTACCTTACTTATTCTTTGTGGCGGCCAAATAATGTGTGTCACTCTCCCTTGAACTAAGCCCAAAGGAATCTGCAGCACAGGTAAATTTGTCAGTCCTTGTTTGTGATGAGACAATGATCGAATTTACCTTAACAGCTAGAGCAAAAGATCATAGTATAGGAGCATTGGAAAAGCCTTGGAacattaaaactgcgtatagatcaTTAAGACTGTATATGATCTTTTAATGCTGCCGTGAATGAGTCTTCGGTGCAAGGTTTTCTCTGTTATCTCCCAGTGCAACTAGGTTATTATAATTGGTCCACTCGACAGGATTGTTAATTATCCATCTTCCAGCAGAAATATTGGATGCCTAATTTTAGTATCTTCAAGTGTCATCATGGAAACAGATGTCCCTCTAAGGAGGATAACCTATTTTCCATTTTCCAAAAGAACAAATTCAGCCAAAATTATGAAAGAACCCTGAAAAATTGTCATTATGGAAATTGATGTAACTCAAAGGTGATCTTTATGATCCAGCTCCACAGTGCAGTCAGAATTAAGGACCTAAACATCACTATCTCATAGATTCAAGTTCTGAAATATGGATTGATGTCAGACTTCATATTCTTTGTCTTCTTCATTAAATTCACAGTCCATCACTCCAACAATTCTTAGCCACAGATGCACTACTGACTATTGCATTATGAAGAGATTCCTTGTTTGTGCCTTCTGCtagaaaaaagatagaaaaacatACATGCGTCTGCTAAGGAAGTCGCTGAGATTGCAGAATTGGAGGATGAACAGATAGAGAGTACATCAAGGAAAAAGTGACAGAAGAGGGTAGACAGGAGGATCTTAAGAAGGATAAAGCACCAGAACAGGTGGGTGGGTCATCTTTGTTTCTCATGTTATATCCATAAGAAATCCCATGAGACAATGGCATTTTTTATATGGATTTTTATCCCTTTTTCCTTTCAATATGTAGATAGCATTGGATGAAGCTGCATTTTTTGTTGGATTTGGTCTCAATTGATGGGACCTGGGATGAAGTTGTACAAGACCATGTTGTTGAATGTTGTGTGGAAGCTGGACTTTGTGATATTGCAAAGTTTATCCTCTACAGGGAGTAAAACTTGATTTTTCTACTAAGGTATGATTTCTTTCTAGCTTTCATAGCCAACTTCCACTAGGATATGAAACCCCTATTGAGGTGTTCTTCGATTTGAGAAGAAGTGTGACATCCCAATTAGTTCCATATCTAAAATGGGTTAAGACTAAGTTTGACTTATAGGTCACGTAATATCTACGTGTCCATCAAGAGTAGACCATATTATTGGTACGACCTAATCTCATGTCCATGAAGTGATTCTCATGTTCGAGTGGCTTTCGATAACTTTAGAATTAGAATTAATTCTCACGTTAGAGTCATCATTGCTACGCTCTCTTGCATCTCTGATTAAGGATTAAAGGGAGGATTGAGCTTCAAGCCTACATATGTTTGACTGATTACACCGGATGGGCTGCAAATGAATCATCCACAAGCTCTTAGCAGTGAAGCTAAATGAATCGACATAGCAATTATAATATGATACGacttcttttaattttattttttttgcaggATGTGACACAAAATTTGCATAGCTATTAGATTGAATCTTTCGACGCTGAGACAATTCATGATCACCCGGACCTCATCCTGTTGAGCTGGTTCAACGCCGGCTGCAGAATGTTGTACAGGACCCAAAGAATGGCCGGAGCTACGACGAACAACAGGAGCAGCCCCCTGTTGTCACCCGAGGAGGAGGCGTCGGCCACCGCCATGATCTCGGCCGCCGACGCGCCCGGCGTCGACATGAACCCAGCGGCCGCCAACCCGCCGCCGAGCCCCAGACTGACGACCACTGCCTTCTCGGTCCTCATCCTGTTGAGCTGGTTGAGTGCAGGCTGGAGGATGTTGTAGAGGACCCAGAGGACGGCCGGGACGATGGGGAGAAGCGCGAGGCCGCGGTTGTCGCCTTCAGCCACGTCGGCGATCTGCTGAGCCGCAGACGCCGCGTCGGAGCTGATCAGGCTGGCGAAGATGGCGCCGGCGATGGCGCTGGCGCTCAGGGAAGAAGGGATGGTGGTGATGGTTGTCTtggaagctgctgctgctgcaagtcCTTTGGGGAGGTTTTGGAGGGTGAGGAGAGAGACTGGTTTGGTTAGGGTTGCCTTTGAGGAGGTGAGAAGGTTTGGAGCAGGGCATCTGGCAGTGAGGATGGCCATGGCTGCCATGGTCGCCATGGAGGAAGGATTCTTCTGGTTGGAGGAGTTGGTTGCTGTGCGAAGGGAGAGTGAGGAATGCCGAGAAGATGTGGCGTTTGTTGGAGAGAAGAATTGAGTATGTTTGCAGGGAAGACAGACGTCTGACAGCGAATAGGGGCAACAGGATGCTGTGTATTAGATTCTCTTCTTTTCCGTGGATTGAAATGGGAGAAATATGGATCTCATGTTCACAACCCATGCATACTTTTCTTatcatcaaattatttttttaataatagtcGATGAAcaaattgaataaatttgattagtttaaaaatatttttttatatatcaagATAATTAAATTTGATGTTAATTAACATTTATAAATTTAGTAAATATTtctatattttatctttcatatattaattaaaatgttATTTAAAAAAAGTCTTCAAATCAAATCaggaattaatatattatttatttttattttttcattctaGCCCGCATCTTTCTTCTCGCTCGATCGCTCATCCTCCTCCCCGGCTCTTCTTTGATGATCGAATGTATGTGATTGATCTCGATAAGCTTGTTATTGTcctctcccaaaagaagtggtggTGAGCAAATGCAGCAAAGGGTTTCCAATCCTCACAACACACAATGACGCG
Protein-coding sequences here:
- the LOC135605718 gene encoding uncharacterized protein LOC135605718, which produces MEAELCSVHTLSPSQEESGDEELSVLPRHTKVIVTGNNRTKSVLVGLKGVVKKAVGLGGWHWLVLKNGEEVKLQRNALSVLEAPTGNEDDEIDCDTSFCSSSDMGEKDMDYTGSEFHKPRKSRIRHTRSWKSNGQSSIRNIHSHGFKPRTRVRLSKLETATLWRYLKHFNLVSSNPSPTKEQLVHDVQHHFLSQKLDETEVILGFIHAAKRLRTLYS
- the LOC135605003 gene encoding photosystem II reaction center proteins PsbY, chloroplastic-like, translated to MATMAAMAILTARCPAPNLLTSSKATLTKPVSLLTLQNLPKGLAAAAASKTTITTIPSSLSASAIAGAIFASLISSDAASAAQQIADVAEGDNRGLALLPIVPAVLWVLYNILQPALNQLNRMRTEKAVVVSLGLGGGLAAAGFMSTPGASAAEIMAVADASSSGDNRGLLLLFVVAPAILWVLYNILQPALNQLNRMRSG